From Pseudonocardia autotrophica, one genomic window encodes:
- a CDS encoding SDR family NAD(P)-dependent oxidoreductase, with translation MSVIERFRLDGKVAVVTGASSGLGVAFARGLAEAGADLVLGARRTDKLADTVKLVEDAGRRAIAVATDVARPEDCRALAQAAMDEFGRLDVLINNAGIGTAVPALKETPEQFTQVVDINLNGSYWMAQACASHMGPGSSVVNISSILGLTTAALPQAAYSASKAAVIGLTRDLAQQWSGRKGIRVNAIAPGFFASEMTEQYQPGYLEKMAERIPMGRKGDPEELTAAVLFLASDAGGYVTGQTWAVDGGLTIT, from the coding sequence GTGAGCGTGATCGAACGATTCCGACTGGACGGCAAGGTCGCCGTCGTCACCGGTGCATCCTCCGGGCTGGGTGTGGCCTTCGCCCGTGGCCTGGCCGAGGCTGGGGCCGATCTGGTCCTCGGCGCCCGGCGCACCGACAAGCTGGCCGACACCGTGAAGCTCGTCGAGGACGCCGGGCGCCGCGCGATCGCGGTCGCCACCGACGTGGCCCGCCCCGAGGACTGCCGGGCACTGGCGCAGGCCGCGATGGACGAGTTCGGTCGGCTCGACGTGTTGATCAACAACGCCGGGATCGGTACCGCGGTTCCGGCGTTGAAGGAGACCCCGGAGCAGTTCACCCAGGTCGTCGACATCAATCTGAACGGCAGCTACTGGATGGCGCAGGCCTGCGCGTCGCACATGGGCCCGGGATCGAGCGTCGTCAACATCTCCAGCATCCTGGGGCTGACGACGGCGGCGCTGCCCCAGGCGGCCTACTCGGCGTCCAAGGCGGCCGTCATCGGGCTCACCCGCGACCTCGCCCAGCAGTGGTCGGGGCGCAAGGGCATCCGGGTCAACGCCATCGCCCCCGGCTTCTTCGCCTCCGAGATGACCGAGCAGTACCAGCCCGGCTACCTGGAGAAGATGGCCGAGCGGATCCCGATGGGCCGCAAGGGCGACCCGGAGGAGCTGACCGCGGCGGTGCTGTTCCTGGCGTCCGACGCGGGTGGCTACGTCACCGGCCAGACCTGGGCGGTCGACGGCGGACTCACCATCACCTGA
- a CDS encoding hemerythrin domain-containing protein — protein sequence MPDITTLILDDHAWFRRQFAALDELQARADTDPRELTRLWDPLAARLDVHAVAEERIFYPELLAHGEDPREETLDAIGDHNDIRDGIAQAQRNPVGSRGWWDGVWDARRANDEHMGEEENEGLANFRLHAAPELRESLGTRFAEFMDAHPTPGDLEGLDGPDGSDLDPGDYVEAAEARIDPPDPTAHGLGIGSLRGQSQ from the coding sequence GTGCCCGACATCACGACGCTGATCCTCGACGATCACGCCTGGTTCCGGCGGCAGTTCGCGGCCCTCGACGAGCTGCAGGCCCGGGCCGACACCGATCCCCGCGAACTGACCCGGCTCTGGGACCCGCTCGCCGCCCGGCTGGACGTGCACGCCGTCGCCGAGGAGCGGATCTTCTACCCGGAGCTGCTCGCGCACGGCGAGGACCCGCGCGAGGAGACCCTCGACGCGATCGGCGACCACAACGACATCCGGGACGGGATCGCGCAGGCGCAGCGCAACCCGGTCGGCTCCCGCGGCTGGTGGGACGGCGTGTGGGACGCCCGCCGGGCCAACGACGAGCACATGGGCGAGGAGGAGAACGAGGGCCTCGCGAACTTCCGGCTGCACGCCGCGCCGGAGCTGCGGGAGTCGCTCGGGACCCGGTTCGCCGAGTTCATGGACGCCCATCCCACCCCGGGCGATCTCGAGGGCCTCGACGGCCCCGACGGCTCCGATCTCGATCCCGGGGACTACGTCGAGGCCGCAGAGGCCCGCATCGACCCGCCCGACCCGACCGCCCACGGCCTGGGCATCGGCAGCCTGAGAGGACAGAGCCAGTGA
- a CDS encoding family 1 encapsulin nanocompartment shell protein, whose translation MTVQDHLLRDKAPIPVTAWKAIDDEARERLTPLLAGRRLADWGGTSGWNASSVSTGRSHRLDGPPPGVKAEGFRARLREVQPLAEFRVPFTVSREEIEDIQRGAQDPEFDDLARAAREAAEVENRTLFHGWPEAGIGGIAASTPYDVLSLGAEPDHYPAVVARAVDVLRRNGIEGPFALAVAPEGFTRIAETAEHGGFPLFDHLTRILGGQILRAPGLDGALVVSQRGGDFVLDVGQDLAIGYTDHDADDVHLYLEESFTFRVTEPDAAVVLR comes from the coding sequence GTGACCGTGCAGGACCACCTTCTCCGCGACAAGGCCCCGATCCCGGTCACCGCCTGGAAGGCGATCGACGACGAGGCGCGCGAGCGGCTCACCCCGCTGCTGGCCGGACGCCGGCTCGCCGACTGGGGCGGGACGTCCGGCTGGAACGCGTCGTCGGTCTCCACCGGGCGGTCGCACCGGCTGGACGGCCCGCCGCCCGGGGTGAAGGCCGAGGGGTTCCGGGCGCGGCTGCGCGAGGTGCAGCCGCTGGCCGAGTTCCGGGTGCCGTTCACGGTGTCCCGCGAGGAGATCGAGGACATCCAGCGGGGTGCGCAGGATCCCGAGTTCGACGACCTGGCCCGGGCCGCCCGGGAAGCCGCCGAGGTGGAGAACCGGACGCTGTTCCACGGCTGGCCGGAGGCCGGCATCGGGGGCATCGCGGCGTCGACGCCGTACGACGTGCTGTCTCTCGGCGCCGAGCCCGACCACTATCCGGCGGTCGTCGCGCGTGCAGTCGATGTGTTGCGCCGCAACGGGATCGAGGGGCCTTTCGCGCTGGCGGTGGCACCCGAGGGCTTCACCCGGATCGCCGAGACGGCCGAGCACGGCGGGTTCCCACTGTTCGACCACCTGACCCGGATCCTGGGCGGGCAGATCCTGCGGGCGCCCGGCCTGGACGGTGCGCTCGTGGTGTCCCAGCGCGGTGGGGACTTCGTGCTCGACGTCGGGCAGGACCTGGCGATCGGCTACACCGATCACGACGCCGACGACGTGCACCTCTACCTGGAGGAGTCGTTCACCTTCCGGGTCACCGAGCCGGACGCGGCGGTCGTACTGCGCTGA
- a CDS encoding Na+/H+ antiporter, whose protein sequence is MQILLVVVGLMVATVVLVGVGERLRLPWPALMVVLGAGVAITPGLPDGFRVDPDLILPLFLPPLLFATAQRTSWALFRARWRTIALLAVGLVLVTATAVAGTAWLLVPGIAVTAAIALGAMVAPPDPVAVEAVAGQVRIPRRLVSVLQSEGLFNDATALVIFQAAVLATVAGDELSPLGLGVRFVAGAAGAVVVGLAVAWLARRVLGRLTDTVGRSALTLVLPFATYLAAEEIHASGVIAVVVLALQLRAGADADEAAERLTQTSLWNVVELLVTGLAFGLIGLDLRQVVTDAGDDLPRMLGHAAIVCLVVIAVRVLWMVAAWRILRRTPGVADAGAAPVTGREAVLLSWCGMRGLATLALALSLPFTTATGEPFPARAELVLIAVSVLLVTLLVPGFTLPALVRALDVDDEAEAEERAEREIVGRARRAAMATIQFEQQVRELPAEVGTALRERADRLAAMLAGETPSEDERQRIAMVKTMRDQMAQAQAAALAAARAEVLAARREPGVDPHAADRVLRRLDLRTVLLD, encoded by the coding sequence GTGCAGATACTGCTGGTGGTCGTCGGGCTGATGGTGGCGACGGTGGTGCTGGTCGGGGTGGGGGAGCGGCTGCGGCTGCCGTGGCCGGCGCTGATGGTCGTGCTCGGGGCGGGTGTCGCGATCACCCCCGGCCTGCCGGACGGGTTCCGGGTCGATCCCGACCTGATCCTGCCGCTGTTCCTGCCACCACTGCTGTTCGCGACCGCGCAGCGGACGTCGTGGGCGCTGTTCCGGGCTCGCTGGCGGACGATCGCGCTGCTCGCCGTCGGTCTGGTGCTGGTGACCGCCACCGCGGTCGCGGGGACCGCCTGGCTGCTGGTCCCCGGGATCGCGGTGACCGCCGCGATCGCACTCGGGGCGATGGTGGCGCCACCGGACCCGGTCGCCGTCGAGGCGGTCGCCGGGCAGGTCCGGATCCCACGCCGGCTGGTCTCGGTGCTGCAGAGCGAGGGCCTGTTCAACGACGCCACCGCGCTGGTGATCTTCCAGGCGGCGGTGCTCGCGACGGTCGCCGGCGACGAGCTCAGCCCGCTCGGCCTCGGCGTGCGGTTCGTGGCGGGCGCGGCGGGCGCCGTCGTCGTCGGGCTGGCGGTGGCCTGGCTGGCGCGCCGGGTGCTCGGCAGGCTCACCGACACGGTCGGACGCAGCGCGCTCACCCTGGTGCTGCCGTTCGCGACCTACCTGGCGGCCGAGGAGATCCATGCGTCCGGGGTGATCGCCGTCGTGGTGCTCGCGCTGCAGCTGCGCGCCGGTGCCGACGCCGACGAAGCCGCCGAACGGCTCACCCAGACCTCGCTGTGGAACGTGGTGGAGCTCCTGGTCACCGGCCTCGCGTTCGGCCTGATCGGGCTGGACCTGCGCCAGGTGGTGACCGACGCGGGCGACGACCTGCCCCGGATGCTCGGGCACGCCGCGATCGTCTGCCTGGTCGTGATCGCGGTACGGGTGCTCTGGATGGTCGCCGCCTGGCGGATCCTCCGGCGCACCCCCGGCGTGGCCGATGCGGGGGCGGCGCCGGTCACCGGGCGGGAGGCCGTGCTGCTGTCCTGGTGCGGCATGCGCGGGCTCGCGACGCTGGCGCTCGCCCTGTCATTGCCGTTCACCACCGCCACCGGCGAGCCCTTCCCGGCCCGCGCGGAACTGGTGCTGATCGCGGTGTCGGTGCTGCTGGTGACGCTGCTGGTGCCCGGCTTCACGCTCCCGGCGCTGGTCCGCGCGCTCGACGTCGACGACGAGGCGGAGGCCGAGGAACGCGCCGAGCGGGAGATCGTCGGGCGGGCCCGCCGGGCCGCGATGGCGACGATCCAGTTCGAGCAGCAGGTTCGTGAGCTCCCCGCCGAGGTCGGCACCGCGTTGCGGGAGCGGGCGGACCGGTTGGCGGCCATGCTGGCGGGGGAGACGCCCTCGGAGGACGAACGGCAGCGGATCGCGATGGTGAAGACGATGCGCGATCAGATGGCGCAGGCCCAGGCCGCCGCGCTGGCTGCGGCCCGGGCCGAGGTGCTCGCCGCCCGCCGCGAACCCGGGGTGGATCCGCACGCGGCCGACCGGGTGCTGCGCCGGCTCGACCTGCGCACGGTGCTGCTGGACTGA
- a CDS encoding YbhB/YbcL family Raf kinase inhibitor-like protein, protein MPRNPYDELPQVPSFELTSTDVNDGAALATPQLSGIFGAGGEDTSPQLSWSGAPEGTRSYVVTCFDPDAPTGSGFWHWAVLNIPASVTSLPSGAGDDSGSGIPDGAVQLKNDAGLARYLGAAPPPGHGPHRYYFVVHAVDVPSLDVPETATPAFLGFNLFGHTVGRAVLIGTHANLS, encoded by the coding sequence GTGCCCCGTAACCCCTACGACGAACTGCCCCAGGTCCCGTCGTTCGAGCTGACCAGCACCGATGTGAACGACGGCGCCGCGCTCGCCACCCCGCAGCTGTCCGGCATCTTCGGTGCCGGTGGCGAGGACACGTCCCCGCAGCTGTCCTGGTCCGGTGCGCCGGAGGGCACCCGGTCCTACGTGGTCACCTGCTTCGACCCGGACGCGCCGACCGGTTCCGGGTTCTGGCACTGGGCGGTGCTGAACATCCCGGCGTCGGTGACGTCGCTGCCGTCCGGGGCGGGCGACGACAGCGGCTCCGGGATCCCCGATGGTGCCGTGCAGCTGAAGAACGACGCCGGCCTGGCCCGGTACCTGGGTGCCGCCCCGCCGCCCGGACACGGGCCGCACCGCTACTACTTCGTGGTGCACGCGGTCGACGTCCCGTCGCTGGACGTCCCGGAGACCGCGACGCCGGCGTTCCTCGGGTTCAACCTGTTCGGCCACACCGTGGGCCGGGCGGTGCTCATCGGCACGCACGCCAACCTGAGCTGA
- a CDS encoding HNH endonuclease: protein MFESVREVQAMDATEVVDAAGMMDEADVMLDRPHWADREPPDIDPEDDVLLAAYQPTPGTPVIDPDSAPGARLALDIEYAAALAAQLTDTQLLEVVAGIARHRNWLAALEHRMIAAYADRHPRDSQAVRPGAASATPTEQWVPDELGLVLAVSRERARGIITDAQRLTHVLPGTLDALQSGVLDQSKVDTVLRATDVLDSDQAQQVEAIVLAKVAGATRRQVYDRLRRAVAKVDPHGTRRRHQRSLVDRRIGLSHGDDGMATLWLTGSAHDTQASWQSLDRLARSLGAGDPRTLEQRRVDLAHQLLQGTLAVTDLGQVHAAVDSLLAAGAAAVSADTATADAARTGAVGANVATDTAAAPADAEDGPTSAHADDTISTRADDTGSAHVDETGSARVDHTAVDATTDPTGAVPIPPHISSSVLAEAVVRALAQKPDPNETIGRKPLIQVVVALDTLIGAGDRPAELTGHGPIPATTARALAAGGVWRQLVTDSTTGRIHSVGRTTYSPPAAMADHVRARDGHCRGPACDHTIRDLDHHVPWARGGQTSEDNLHGYCRGCHTLKDRPGWQVLAHPDGTVQWISPHGWTSTSHPRDYRDLTDPYPEVADAVPSRTPETSAKPGRPAMPDPADSLTGPGASEGCANDPAPF, encoded by the coding sequence ATGTTCGAGTCCGTGAGGGAGGTACAGGCGATGGACGCGACAGAAGTAGTGGATGCGGCAGGAATGATGGACGAGGCAGACGTGATGCTCGACCGCCCGCACTGGGCCGACCGCGAGCCTCCCGACATCGACCCCGAGGACGATGTGCTCCTCGCGGCCTACCAGCCCACTCCTGGCACTCCTGTCATCGATCCCGACTCCGCACCCGGCGCCCGCCTCGCCCTCGACATCGAATACGCCGCCGCCCTGGCCGCCCAGCTCACCGACACCCAGCTGCTGGAGGTCGTTGCCGGGATCGCGCGGCACCGCAACTGGCTCGCCGCACTCGAACACCGCATGATCGCCGCCTACGCCGATCGGCACCCCCGCGACAGCCAGGCTGTCCGCCCCGGCGCCGCTTCGGCGACTCCGACCGAACAGTGGGTCCCCGACGAGCTCGGCCTCGTACTCGCCGTCAGCCGCGAGCGAGCCCGCGGGATCATCACCGACGCCCAGCGTCTCACTCATGTCCTGCCCGGCACGCTCGATGCACTGCAGTCCGGGGTGCTCGACCAGAGCAAGGTCGACACGGTGCTCCGCGCCACCGACGTTCTCGACTCCGACCAGGCTCAGCAGGTCGAGGCGATCGTGCTCGCCAAGGTTGCCGGAGCCACTCGCCGCCAGGTCTACGACCGGCTCCGCCGCGCCGTGGCCAAGGTCGACCCGCACGGCACCCGTCGCCGCCACCAGCGTTCCCTGGTCGATCGCCGGATCGGGCTGTCCCACGGCGACGACGGCATGGCCACCCTCTGGCTCACCGGTTCCGCCCACGACACCCAGGCCTCCTGGCAATCACTCGACCGCCTCGCCCGCTCGCTGGGGGCCGGAGATCCTCGCACCCTCGAACAGCGCCGCGTCGACCTCGCCCACCAGCTCCTGCAGGGCACTCTCGCCGTCACCGACCTCGGCCAGGTCCACGCCGCGGTCGACAGCCTCCTCGCGGCGGGCGCAGCCGCTGTTAGTGCTGACACCGCAACCGCTGATGCCGCTCGGACCGGTGCTGTTGGAGCCAATGTTGCGACCGACACAGCTGCCGCTCCGGCCGACGCGGAGGATGGCCCGACCTCTGCTCACGCCGACGACACGATCTCCACTCGCGCCGACGACACGGGTTCCGCTCACGTCGACGAGACGGGTTCCGCTCGCGTCGACCATACGGCCGTCGACGCCACCACCGACCCGACCGGCGCGGTCCCCATTCCGCCCCACATCTCGTCCTCCGTACTCGCCGAAGCCGTGGTGCGCGCCCTGGCGCAGAAGCCGGACCCCAACGAGACGATCGGCCGCAAGCCACTCATCCAGGTCGTGGTCGCCCTCGACACGCTCATCGGCGCCGGCGACCGCCCCGCCGAGCTCACCGGACACGGCCCCATCCCCGCCACCACCGCCCGTGCACTCGCTGCCGGCGGCGTCTGGCGACAGCTCGTGACCGACTCCACCACCGGGCGCATCCACTCCGTCGGACGCACCACGTACTCCCCGCCCGCCGCCATGGCCGACCACGTCCGAGCCCGCGACGGTCACTGCCGCGGCCCTGCCTGCGACCACACCATCCGCGACCTCGACCACCACGTCCCCTGGGCGCGCGGTGGCCAGACCAGCGAGGACAACCTGCACGGCTACTGCCGCGGCTGCCACACACTCAAGGATCGGCCCGGCTGGCAGGTCCTCGCCCACCCCGACGGCACCGTTCAATGGATCAGCCCCCACGGCTGGACGAGCACCTCACATCCCCGCGACTACCGCGACCTCACCGACCCCTATCCGGAGGTGGCCGACGCCGTGCCGTCCCGGACCCCGGAGACATCTGCCAAGCCCGGCCGACCCGCCATGCCCGATCCGGCCGATTCACTCACCGGACCGGGTGCGTCCGAGGGCTGCGCGAACGATCCAGCGCCCTTCTGA
- a CDS encoding nitroreductase/quinone reductase family protein, producing MTGTTDPRSRIRAPHELKEMNEQLLAQREAGELPFELPVLTVPGRRSGRPRATPLTVYERDGVRFVVGGFPAADWIANVRAAAGHATLSSGNPPTTEAVVLTEVPIDEARPVLAAWPEVTPDGVEAMVASGVATAPTPEALADLAGTCPVFRIEPG from the coding sequence ATGACCGGCACCACCGACCCCCGTTCCCGGATCCGCGCTCCGCACGAGCTCAAGGAGATGAACGAACAACTCCTCGCCCAGCGTGAGGCGGGCGAGCTGCCGTTCGAGCTACCGGTGCTCACCGTGCCGGGGCGACGCAGCGGCCGCCCACGCGCCACTCCGCTGACCGTGTACGAGCGCGACGGCGTCCGGTTCGTGGTCGGCGGGTTCCCGGCGGCCGACTGGATCGCGAACGTCCGCGCCGCGGCCGGTCACGCGACGCTGAGCAGCGGCAACCCCCCGACCACCGAGGCCGTGGTTCTCACCGAGGTGCCGATCGACGAGGCCCGCCCGGTGCTCGCGGCCTGGCCGGAGGTGACCCCGGACGGCGTCGAGGCAATGGTGGCGAGCGGAGTGGCGACGGCACCGACACCCGAGGCGCTGGCGGACCTCGCCGGGACCTGCCCGGTCTTCCGTATCGAACCGGGCTGA
- a CDS encoding AbrB family transcriptional regulator, producing MTALRRLRNVSWWRWLLLAALTVLGTIGLAALGVPSPALFAGLLVATVLALCGLGPSRVARPLTAGAQAVIGVVIGLLARPDTLAAIASNWIPVLLISLATLLASMAAGLLMGLQRGVTPLTGMLAQTAGGASGLVAISRELGGDERMVAVIQYLRVGLVTATMPVVAVALYGAQHAAPGAAPDPGVSAAPWWIGLALLGVCVAVGIPLARLARVPAGSLLGPMVIALVISLAGFSFDASVPLPIVDLAYALIGWQAGLRFTRRALATVARVLPLATALILAVVALCAGLGLVLSHFTGMTPLEGYLATTPGGVYAVLATAISSGVDVTSVVAVQVLRVVLMLLVAPWIARFVGWWLGSGHRTGDPTEPADTPGGDGRDR from the coding sequence GTGACGGCGCTCCGGCGTCTGCGGAACGTCTCCTGGTGGCGGTGGCTCCTGCTCGCCGCACTCACCGTGCTCGGCACGATCGGCCTGGCCGCCCTCGGCGTGCCATCGCCCGCCCTGTTCGCCGGGCTGCTGGTGGCGACCGTGCTGGCCCTCTGCGGGCTCGGTCCGAGCCGGGTCGCGCGCCCGCTCACCGCCGGCGCGCAGGCCGTGATCGGCGTCGTCATCGGGCTGCTCGCCCGGCCCGACACACTCGCCGCGATCGCCTCCAACTGGATACCGGTACTGCTGATCAGCCTGGCGACGCTGCTGGCCAGCATGGCCGCCGGTCTGCTGATGGGTCTGCAGCGCGGCGTCACCCCGCTCACCGGGATGCTCGCGCAGACCGCCGGGGGCGCGAGCGGGCTGGTGGCGATCAGCCGCGAACTGGGCGGCGACGAACGGATGGTCGCGGTCATCCAGTACCTGCGGGTCGGCCTGGTGACGGCGACGATGCCGGTGGTCGCCGTCGCGCTCTACGGCGCGCAGCACGCCGCACCCGGTGCGGCGCCGGATCCGGGCGTGTCCGCGGCGCCGTGGTGGATCGGGCTCGCCCTGCTCGGTGTGTGCGTCGCGGTCGGCATCCCGCTCGCCCGGCTCGCGCGGGTGCCCGCCGGTTCCCTGCTCGGACCGATGGTCATCGCGCTGGTGATCAGTCTCGCCGGGTTCTCCTTCGACGCCTCGGTGCCGCTGCCGATCGTCGATCTCGCCTACGCACTGATCGGCTGGCAGGCCGGGCTGCGGTTCACCCGCCGAGCCCTCGCCACCGTCGCCCGGGTGCTCCCACTGGCCACCGCACTCATCCTGGCCGTCGTCGCACTGTGCGCCGGCCTCGGGCTCGTCCTGTCGCACTTCACCGGCATGACCCCACTGGAGGGCTATCTCGCGACGACACCGGGCGGCGTCTATGCGGTGCTGGCGACCGCGATCTCGTCGGGCGTCGACGTCACCTCGGTGGTCGCCGTTCAGGTGCTGCGGGTCGTGCTGATGCTGCTCGTCGCGCCGTGGATCGCCCGGTTCGTCGGGTGGTGGCTCGGGTCCGGACACCGGACCGGCGACCCGACGGAGCCGGCGGACACTCCGGGCGGGGACGGCCGGGACAGGTAG
- a CDS encoding TroA family protein, which translates to MRIASLLPAGTEIAGRLGLADRLVGVTFECDEPAGVRDRVPVVVDTALPAAGTPAEIDAVVRERAASGLPLYDLDRATLAAADPDLILTQDLCAVCALPGSSVAQAQASIGTSAQVLSLDPHRLPDVLEVISAVGTAARVPEAAAALVGELSARLDAVAAAVRGRPEPRVLVLEWTDPPFLPGHWVPDLVTAAGGIAVGAVPGGRSVATGWDALPGPFDVVLVAPCGFGLAGEQGALAQARAVLDRLPAQLPVYALDSASYVVRAGPRLVDGIEAIAAALHPGAVPEPPPGRIERIR; encoded by the coding sequence GTGCGGATCGCCTCGTTGCTGCCGGCCGGTACCGAGATCGCCGGGCGGCTCGGCCTGGCCGACCGGCTGGTCGGGGTGACGTTCGAGTGCGACGAGCCGGCCGGGGTGCGGGACCGGGTGCCGGTGGTGGTCGACACGGCCCTGCCCGCTGCCGGGACGCCCGCCGAGATCGATGCGGTGGTGCGGGAGCGGGCGGCGAGCGGGCTGCCGCTCTACGACCTGGACCGGGCGACGCTCGCCGCCGCCGATCCCGATCTGATCCTGACCCAGGACCTGTGTGCGGTGTGCGCGCTGCCGGGTTCGTCGGTCGCGCAGGCGCAGGCGTCGATCGGTACCAGCGCTCAGGTGCTGTCGCTCGACCCGCACCGGCTGCCCGACGTGCTGGAGGTGATCTCCGCGGTCGGCACGGCGGCGCGGGTGCCGGAGGCGGCCGCGGCGCTGGTCGGTGAGCTGAGTGCCCGGTTGGACGCGGTCGCGGCGGCGGTGCGTGGCCGGCCGGAGCCCCGGGTGCTGGTGCTCGAATGGACGGATCCGCCGTTCCTGCCAGGGCACTGGGTGCCGGACCTGGTCACCGCGGCGGGCGGGATCGCGGTCGGTGCGGTCCCGGGTGGCCGCAGTGTCGCGACCGGATGGGACGCGCTGCCCGGCCCGTTCGACGTGGTGCTGGTCGCGCCGTGCGGGTTCGGGCTGGCGGGGGAGCAGGGTGCGCTCGCGCAGGCCCGGGCGGTGCTGGACCGGTTGCCGGCGCAGTTGCCGGTGTACGCGCTGGACTCGGCGTCGTACGTGGTGCGGGCCGGTCCGCGGTTGGTGGACGGGATCGAGGCGATCGCCGCGGCGCTGCACCCGGGTGCGGTGCCGGAGCCGCCGCCGGGCCGGATCGAACGGATCCGCTGA
- the pgm gene encoding phosphoglucomutase (alpha-D-glucose-1,6-bisphosphate-dependent): MTVHERAGTPARPEDLVDVPALLAAYRDVHPDPKVDVQRVAFGTSGHRGSARTATFNDDHIAATSQAIVEYRAAQGIDGPLFLGRDSHALSEPALRTAAEVFTANDVTLVVDSRDGLTPTPALSHAILVANAGPGGRAGGAGSGRLADGVVVTPSHNPPADGGFKYNPPDGGPAGTEATTWIADRANELLEAGLAGVRRSSTIDPGRYDFLGEYVAQLDQVLDMDAIRDAGVRIGADPLGGASVDYWGVIAERYGLDLTVVNPDVDPAFGFMTLDWDGKIRMDCSSPYAMASLIARMEPGSADASSADAPRGAPYRIATGNDADADRHGIVTADGGLMNPNHYLAVAIGYLYAHRPGWPAVAGIGKTAVSSSMIDRVAADLGRPLVEVPVGFKWFVPGLRSGEIGFGGEESAGASFLRRDGSPWTTDKDGLLLALLASEITATTGRTPSEHYRDLTARFGEPAYARTDVACSREEKAALGKLDADAVTATELAGDPITAKLTRAPGNDAPIGGLKVVTDSGWFAARPSGTEDVYKVYAESFRGPEHLARIQDQARDVVSAALAG, translated from the coding sequence ATGACCGTGCACGAGCGCGCCGGCACCCCGGCCCGCCCCGAGGACCTGGTGGACGTGCCCGCGCTGCTCGCGGCGTACCGGGACGTCCACCCGGATCCGAAGGTCGACGTCCAGCGGGTCGCATTCGGCACCTCCGGGCACCGCGGGTCCGCCCGCACGGCCACCTTCAACGACGACCACATCGCCGCCACCAGCCAGGCGATCGTCGAGTACCGAGCCGCGCAGGGCATCGACGGGCCACTGTTCCTGGGCCGCGACTCGCACGCACTGTCCGAGCCGGCGCTGCGCACCGCCGCCGAGGTGTTCACCGCGAACGACGTGACGCTGGTCGTCGACTCCCGGGACGGCCTCACCCCCACCCCGGCGCTCTCGCACGCGATCCTGGTCGCCAACGCGGGACCGGGTGGGCGAGCAGGCGGTGCCGGATCCGGTCGGCTCGCCGACGGTGTGGTCGTCACGCCGTCGCACAACCCGCCCGCCGACGGCGGCTTCAAGTACAACCCGCCGGACGGCGGCCCGGCCGGCACCGAGGCCACCACCTGGATCGCCGACCGCGCCAACGAGCTGCTCGAGGCCGGACTGGCCGGGGTGCGCCGCAGCTCCACGATCGATCCCGGCCGCTACGACTTCCTCGGCGAGTACGTCGCCCAGCTCGACCAGGTCCTCGACATGGACGCGATCCGGGACGCCGGCGTGCGGATCGGTGCGGACCCGCTCGGCGGCGCCTCGGTCGACTACTGGGGCGTCATCGCCGAGCGCTACGGGCTGGATCTCACCGTGGTGAACCCGGACGTCGATCCGGCGTTCGGGTTCATGACCCTGGACTGGGACGGCAAGATCCGGATGGACTGCTCGTCGCCGTACGCGATGGCCTCGCTGATCGCCCGGATGGAGCCCGGCAGCGCCGATGCGAGTTCCGCCGACGCTCCCCGTGGTGCCCCGTACCGGATCGCCACCGGCAACGACGCCGACGCCGACCGGCACGGCATCGTCACCGCCGACGGCGGCCTGATGAACCCCAACCACTATCTCGCCGTGGCCATCGGCTACCTCTACGCGCACCGGCCGGGCTGGCCCGCCGTCGCCGGGATCGGCAAGACCGCGGTCAGCTCGTCGATGATCGACCGGGTGGCCGCCGACCTGGGCCGGCCGCTGGTCGAGGTGCCGGTCGGGTTCAAGTGGTTCGTCCCCGGCCTGCGCTCCGGGGAGATCGGTTTCGGCGGTGAGGAGAGCGCCGGGGCGTCGTTCCTGCGCCGCGACGGCTCGCCGTGGACCACCGACAAGGACGGTCTGCTGCTCGCGCTGCTCGCCTCCGAGATCACCGCGACCACCGGCCGGACGCCCAGCGAGCACTACCGCGACCTCACCGCCCGCTTCGGCGAACCCGCCTACGCCCGTACCGATGTGGCCTGCTCGCGCGAGGAGAAGGCGGCGCTGGGCAAGCTCGACGCGGACGCCGTCACCGCGACCGAGCTGGCCGGCGACCCGATCACCGCCAAGCTCACCAGGGCCCCGGGCAACGACGCGCCGATCGGCGGGCTCAAGGTCGTCACCGACTCCGGCTGGTTCGCCGCCCGCCCCTCGGGCACCGAGGACGTCTACAAGGTCTACGCCGAGAGCTTCCGCGGGCCGGAGCACCTGGCGCGGATCCAGGACCAGGCCCGTGACGTGGTGTCGGCCGCGCTGGCCGGCTGA